AGCATCGGCGAGCCGACCTGACGACGCGGGCGGGCAAATTGGCCGCAACCCTTCGGGACGCGCCGATTTTGCCCGACTGCTTTGTCGCCGGCACTCGGCGATGCTTTAGCATCGCCGTCGCACCGGCTCCGCGCATTCGGGTAAAATCGGCAGCGTCGCGGCCACGTCCATTGCTCAGATAGGCTCCGAGTCGGGAATGACGGCGGTGGCTTCCACCTCGACCAGCCATTCGGGCCGGGCGAGCGCGGAGACGACGAGGCCGGTCGACACGGGGAAAACCCCTTTCAGATGCTTGCCGATGGTGCGGTAGGCCGCTTCGCGGTAGCGCGGGTCGGTGATGTAGATGGTGATCCGGCAGATATGATGGACGGACGCGCCGGCCTCCGCCAGAAGGAGCGCGATGTTCAGCATGGCGCGGTCGGCCTGGGCGCCGGCATCGCCGATGGCCACACTCGCGCCGGTCGCCAGGTCCTGGCCGACCTGTCCGCGCACGAACACCATGGTGCCGCGCGCCTTCACCACCTGGCAGAGGTCGTTGTCGAGCTTCTGCTCGGGATAGGTATCGCGCGTGTTGAAGCGGCGGATGCGCTGGTGAATCACCGACCGTCCTCCCTCATTCTGCCGCCCGCTTCGTCCGGCCGTAAACCCGATCGGAGAGCCCCGCCGCCTCCTTGGTGAAACGCAACGGCTCGTCCCATTTGAAGCTGCGGTAGACGGCGGCCAGATGCGCGAAGGGTGGGGATTGGGCGAAGAGCTGGAAGGTGAGGCGGTGGCCGGCATAGTCCGAGTTTAGGAGATCGCGGGCGAAGGCGAGCAGCTTGCGCCGGTCGTCGGCCAGCCAATCCTGGTTGAGGGTGTAGAACTTGTTCAGCCACCCACCGGCTTCCGGATCGCGGAAGCTCGCCGCATCCGGGGTCACGCAGATTTGCCCGCCGCAGAGCTCGCGGGCGATGTGCATCGCCCTGGGCAGCCCGGTGCAGGCGAGAACTCGCCCGGTGAACAACAGCGATTGGTTGGGCATGACCAGCCCCGCCGGGCTCCGCTCGGCCGTGGCGATCGCCGCGGTCAGATGCGCATTGATGCCTTCCCGGTAGCAGGCGAGCTCGGCCAGCTTCTCCTGCACCGCCTGCTGCTTCTCGAGCCCGGTCTGGCGGACGTTCCAGAGGGCGGCACCGATCATCATGTCGGCCTGCTTCTGGATCCGCTGCACGAAGGCGAAGGCGGAGTATCGATGCAAGGTCGCCCGGATGAAGCTGGCAGCCCGGGTGTGCCGGAAGAAGAGCACGTTCTCCCACGGGATGAGCACGTCGTCGAACACCAGGAGGGTGTCGACCTCATCGAAACGGTTGGAGAGCGGATAGTCCTCCGCCGGCGCCCGTCCGGCAAAGCCGGTGCGGCAAATGAAGCGAAGATTCGGCGCCGAAAGGTCCGAGATGAAGCCCACGGCATAGTCGGACAAGGCGTCGTCGCCCCAATTGGCGATGGTGGGCTTGGTGAAGGCTTGATTGGCGTAGGCGGCCGCCGTCTCGTATTTGGCGCCGCGCACGACGATGCCGGCATCGCTCTCCTTCACCACATGCAACAGCATGTCCGGATCTTGGTCCTGGGGCCGCTTCGAGCGGTCGCCCTTGGGATCAGTGTTGGCGGAGACGTGGAACGGGTCGTTGCGGATCGCGCGCTCGACATGGCGGCGGATGTTCTCGGAAAAGCGCGGGTCGACCTCGTTCAGGATGTCCTGTCCGTCATAGAGCGACCACATCTCGCCCACGGTCTCGTCGCCAACGCGGGTGACCACGCCCTTGATTTCGTCCAGGACCCGGTCGGTGGCCCGGCGCTTGGCATGCCAATCCGCCTCGGACTTGGGCAGCTTGAGCCCGATGGCGAAGCGCTCGCCCGCCTCCTCATAGGTCATGGCGGCTTGATGCCGGCTCTCATGCGCCATGTCGTAGATGCGGGCGCGGATGTCGACCAGTGGCTTGAACATGGGATGGCTGGTCACGTCCTGGACGCGCTCGCCATTGATCCAGATCCGGCGCCCGTCGCGGATCGAATCGCGGTATTGCTGTCCGGTCCTGATCATCGGCTGGAACTCCCTGGGGCATCGGTCCTGGCCCGATTGGAGAAAGCCCCTCTCCGGCGGGTCCGCGATGATGGTATGGAAGCGGGCAGGGCGTCCAGCCATGGGCGCCTGGACAACCGGAAACGATAGGAAGACCGGTCGCCCTCAATGCTGCTCCTCCGGCGGAATTACCACAGCCTGGCGCTCGGTGCCGTGGCCCTGCTGCTGGCGCTCGCGGTTCATGGCGCCGGCGAAGGCTCGCTGCTGACCGCGGGGATGCTCGTCATCTTCACGGTCATCGCCTGGGCCTTCGGCCTCTTCGTCGAGCCGATCACCAGCCTGGTCTTCTTCCTCTTCGCCGTGTTGTTCCAAGTCGCGCGGCCGGAAACGGTGTTCTCCGGGTTTCAGTCCCAGGCTTGGTGGCTGGTTTTCGGCGGCTCGGTCATCGGCATCGCCGTGGAGTCGACCGGCTTGGGACAGCGCTTGGCCGGATGGCTGTTCGGACGCGCCGCCGGCTCCTATGGGCGCGCGGTCGCCGCCGTGGCGCTGGCCGCGGTCGGGCTCGCCTTCGTCATGCCGTCGACCACCGGGCGCATCCTGTTGCTGCTGCCGATCGTCTTGGCCTTCGCCGAGCGGATCGGCTACCAGGTCGGCCGCCGCGGCCGCACCGGGCTCGTCCTCACCATGGCGGCGGCGAGCTTCATGCCGCCGACCACGATCCTGCCGGCCAACATACCGAATACGGTGCTTCTCGGCGCCGCCGAGACTCTCTATGGCGTCAAGCTCACCTATGGCCCCTATCTGCTGCTGCACTTTCCCATTCTGGGCGCGCTCAAGACTGCGTGCCTGATCTGGATGGCGGTTCGGCTGTTTCCGGACGCGGATCCCTCGCCGGCCGCAACACCACCCGACCGCGGCGCCATGACACGCCAGGAGTGGCGGCTCGCCGCAATCCTGGCGCTGATGCTCATCTTGTTCGCCACCGATTCCTTCCATGGCGTTTCGCCGGCCTGGGTTGCGCTGGGTGCGGCCATCGTTTGCCTGCTGCCGATCACCGAGCTGGTGCCGGTGAAGACGCTCGCGGCCAAGCTGCAGGTCGGCACGCTCATCTATGTCGCGGGTTTCCTCGGCCTCGGCGCCGTGGTCGCCGACAGCGGCCTCGGCGCGGTCTTGAGCCGCGGGCTCCTCGAGCTTGCCGGCTTCGTGCCGGGCGAGACGATCCGCAACGTGACGCTGCTGGCGGCGATCGGGGCCGGGCTCGGTCTCTTGACGACGCTGCCCGGGCTGCCCGCGGTGCTGACGCCGCTCGCCAAGGACATGGCGGAGGCGAGCGGGTTGCCGCTCTTGAGCGTGCTCATGCTCGAGGTCGTCGCCTTCTCCACGGTGTTCCTGCCCTACCAGTCGCCGCCGACGATGATCGCCATGCAGCTCGCCGGCGTGCCGATCCGCTCTGGAACCAAGCTATGTCTGGCGGTCGCTGCCGTGACGGTCATCGGCCTGCTCCCGCTCGATCTTCTCTGGTGGCGCTGGCTCGGCTACCTGCCCTGAGGGAAGCCCCGATTGCCGCTCGCCGCGGAGCGCATGCGCGTCATCGCCTTGCCGCTCGGCGGGGACGGCAAGATGTGGCTCAGGCGAGGTGGCGCCTGAGGCTGACGCGCGCAGCCGGCAAGATCACGCTGACGGTGGTGCCCGAACCGACGGCGCTCTCGACCTCGAGCCGGCCGCCATGGAGCTCGGTCAGGGATTTGGCGAGGGTCAGCCCGAGCCCCAGGCCCTGGTGGCGGCGGGTCATCGGATTGGAGATCTGGCCGAAGGGGGTCAGCGCCACCTGAATCTCCGCCGGCGTCATGCCGATGCCGGTATCGCTGACCCGGATCGCCACATCGCCGTCGGGCAAGCGCTTGACCGCCATGCCGATTCGTCCGCCGGCCGGCGTGAAGGTGACGGCGTTCGAAATGAGGTTGCGCAGGACCTGGGTGAGCTTGCTCGGATCGGCGGCGACGACGATGCCGGAATCGTCGACCTCGGAGGTCAGCGCCAGGCCGGCGCCGGCTGCGGCGCTGGCGCCGGTGGCGAGGCAATCCTCGACCAAGCGGGCGAGGTCGATCAGCTGGTCGGCAAGACCGAGCGAGCCGTTCTCGATCCGAGTCACGTCCAAGATGTCGTTGATCACCCTCAAGAGATGCGTGCCGCTCGTATGAATGTCGGCGAGATAGTCGCGATAGCGCTTGTCGCCCAGCGGCCCGAACAGCTCCTGCTGCATGATCTCCGAGAAGCCGATGACGGCGTTCAGCGGCGTGCGCAGCTCGTGGCTGACGGTCGCCAGAAACTGCGTCTTCAACAGCGCGGCGCGCTCGGCCGCCTCCTTCGCGGCCTGCAGATCCGCCTCGCGCGTCTTCTGCTCAGAGATGTCGGCGATGACGATGATGGTGCCCCCGTCATTGGTCGCCCGCTCGTCCACCTGCACCCAGCATCCATCGGCGCGCAGGCGTTCGAAGCGCTGGGCGCGGTCGCCGACGCCCCCCCGCGCCTTGAAAGAGTTGTCGCCATAGGCGAATTCGCGGACGCGATCGGCGCTCTCCGCGCCGATTGTGGGCGCCGCCCCGGTTGCTTGCAGAAATGAGTCGCGAAAGCGTTGATTGCAGGCGGCGAGCCGGCCGCTGGCATCGACGATGGCGAATTCCGCCGGAAAGGCGTCGATCGCCGCCGCCAGCCGGCTCTCGACCCGACGCACTTCGGCGGCGGCTTCGACTTCCTGGGTCATCAGCCGGCCGCTGCCGCGATAACCGACGAAGCGTCCGCTCGCATCATGGATCGGCATGCCGCTGATGCTGATATGGTCGCGCTTGCCGTTGAGACGGATGAAGGAGTAGCGGAACTCGCGGAACGCCCGGCGCTGGGCGATGTCCGCCTCCAGCAGGCTCCAGCTGGTCTCGGCGACCGCGTCGGGATGCGCCGCGCGCCGGGTCTGGCCGAGATAGCTTGCCGACGAGCGACCCTCGGGCCTGAGCGGAGAATCGGTGATGTAGGTGAAGCGCAGCTCGGCATCCTGCTCCCAAAACCAATCCGAGGCGGACTCGGCGAAATGGCGCAGGCGCTCGGCGTCGCGGCTTCTCTGCGCTTCCAGTCCGGCGATGCGTTCGGCCGATTGCGCGCTCCGCATGCGCTCGCGCCGTCTCACCCACGGGAGGAGGACGATCGCGGCGAAGAGCGCGCCGGTGATCGCGGCGGCGAGGAGCGTCACCGGCAAGGACAGGTCGATCATGCCGATCTTGCAGCGCGGGGATCGCTCACCCGCGGACTCCTGTAGTTAGAAATACAACTATAAACAGTAACCCGCGGCGCGCAACCCCGGGCGAGGTTCCAGCGCATTCTCGCACGGCTCCGCTTGCCGTCGCAAACGGGACGAAAGGGACCATGAGATCAGTACTACCTAAGATTAGGTGTGCGCGGCCGCTCTCGGCGGCCATTCCCGCATCAGATCTCGGCGCGGCTGCCGGTGATCCGGCGTTCGATCGCATCCCAGATATCGCGTTCCAGGCAAACGCCGTCGAACCGATCGATCTGCTGGATGCCGGTGGGCGAGGTGACGTTGATCTCGGTCAGGTAGTTGCCGATCACGTCGATGCCGACGAAGATCATGCCCCGTTCCCGGAGCGCCGGGCCGATCGCGTCGCAGATCTCCCGATCGCGCGCGGTCAAGGTGGTCTTTACCGCCTGGGCGCCGGCGTGGAGATTGGCGCGTGCCTCGCCCGCCGGCGGCACCCTGAGGATGGCCCCGGCAGCGACACCGTCGACGAGGATGATCCGCTTGTCGCCGGCGCGGACCTCCGGGATGTAGCGCTGCACGATGATCGGCTCGCGGTAGAGCTGGGTGAACAGCTCGATCAGCGCATTCAGATTCTCGTCGCCTTCGGTGATGTGGAAGACGCCGGCGCCGCCATTGCCGAACAGCGGCTTGACGATGATGTCGCGGTGCTCGCGGCGGAAGGCCAGGATCTCGTCGCGGTCGGAGGTGATCAAGGTGGGCGGCATCACCCCTTCGAAATGGGTGATGAACAGCTTCTCGGGCGCGTTGCGCACATGCACGGGGTCGTTCACCACGAGCGTCTTTGGATGGATATGCTCGAGGAGATGCGTGGCGGTGATGTAGGCCATGTCGAAGGGCGGATCCTGGCGCATCAGCACCACGTCCAAGGCGGCGAGATCGAGCACCTCGCTCGGCCCCAGGCTCGCGTGGTTGCCGCGCTCGCGCCTGACCTTGAGCGGCCGCGCCTTGGCGTAGATGCGGCCGGCCTTGAGGAACAGGTGCCTCGGCAAATAATGGAACAGCCCATGCCCGCGCCGCTCGGCTTCCAGCGCCAGCACGAAGGTCGAGTCGGCGTCGATATCGATGGTCTCGATCGGATCCATCTGAATGGCGACGGCAAGGCCCATGGTCAGTCCCTACTGGTTTGGCCGACACTATAGTGACCGACCGACCGAGATGCCTAGTGTCCCGCCCCTGAAATTCGGCCGCGAATTTCAGGGACAAGCGGGCCACTAATCTATTGAAACGAGTGTGATTCAGATTCCGAAGTTCGCTCGCGAACTGTGAAATGCATGAGACCCTGATCCCACGCGGCCGCGTGG
The Pseudomonadota bacterium DNA segment above includes these coding regions:
- the gshB gene encoding glutathione synthase, which codes for MGLAVAIQMDPIETIDIDADSTFVLALEAERRGHGLFHYLPRHLFLKAGRIYAKARPLKVRRERGNHASLGPSEVLDLAALDVVLMRQDPPFDMAYITATHLLEHIHPKTLVVNDPVHVRNAPEKLFITHFEGVMPPTLITSDRDEILAFRREHRDIIVKPLFGNGGAGVFHITEGDENLNALIELFTQLYREPIIVQRYIPEVRAGDKRIILVDGVAAGAILRVPPAGEARANLHAGAQAVKTTLTARDREICDAIGPALRERGMIFVGIDVIGNYLTEINVTSPTGIQQIDRFDGVCLERDIWDAIERRITGSRAEI
- a CDS encoding PAS-domain containing protein translates to MIDLSLPVTLLAAAITGALFAAIVLLPWVRRRERMRSAQSAERIAGLEAQRSRDAERLRHFAESASDWFWEQDAELRFTYITDSPLRPEGRSSASYLGQTRRAAHPDAVAETSWSLLEADIAQRRAFREFRYSFIRLNGKRDHISISGMPIHDASGRFVGYRGSGRLMTQEVEAAAEVRRVESRLAAAIDAFPAEFAIVDASGRLAACNQRFRDSFLQATGAAPTIGAESADRVREFAYGDNSFKARGGVGDRAQRFERLRADGCWVQVDERATNDGGTIIVIADISEQKTREADLQAAKEAAERAALLKTQFLATVSHELRTPLNAVIGFSEIMQQELFGPLGDKRYRDYLADIHTSGTHLLRVINDILDVTRIENGSLGLADQLIDLARLVEDCLATGASAAAGAGLALTSEVDDSGIVVAADPSKLTQVLRNLISNAVTFTPAGGRIGMAVKRLPDGDVAIRVSDTGIGMTPAEIQVALTPFGQISNPMTRRHQGLGLGLTLAKSLTELHGGRLEVESAVGSGTTVSVILPAARVSLRRHLA
- a CDS encoding 4-hydroxyphenylacetate 3-hydroxylase family protein, with product MIRTGQQYRDSIRDGRRIWINGERVQDVTSHPMFKPLVDIRARIYDMAHESRHQAAMTYEEAGERFAIGLKLPKSEADWHAKRRATDRVLDEIKGVVTRVGDETVGEMWSLYDGQDILNEVDPRFSENIRRHVERAIRNDPFHVSANTDPKGDRSKRPQDQDPDMLLHVVKESDAGIVVRGAKYETAAAYANQAFTKPTIANWGDDALSDYAVGFISDLSAPNLRFICRTGFAGRAPAEDYPLSNRFDEVDTLLVFDDVLIPWENVLFFRHTRAASFIRATLHRYSAFAFVQRIQKQADMMIGAALWNVRQTGLEKQQAVQEKLAELACYREGINAHLTAAIATAERSPAGLVMPNQSLLFTGRVLACTGLPRAMHIARELCGGQICVTPDAASFRDPEAGGWLNKFYTLNQDWLADDRRKLLAFARDLLNSDYAGHRLTFQLFAQSPPFAHLAAVYRSFKWDEPLRFTKEAAGLSDRVYGRTKRAAE
- a CDS encoding RidA family protein; this encodes MIHQRIRRFNTRDTYPEQKLDNDLCQVVKARGTMVFVRGQVGQDLATGASVAIGDAGAQADRAMLNIALLLAEAGASVHHICRITIYITDPRYREAAYRTIGKHLKGVFPVSTGLVVSALARPEWLVEVEATAVIPDSEPI
- a CDS encoding anion permease, which encodes MLLLRRNYHSLALGAVALLLALAVHGAGEGSLLTAGMLVIFTVIAWAFGLFVEPITSLVFFLFAVLFQVARPETVFSGFQSQAWWLVFGGSVIGIAVESTGLGQRLAGWLFGRAAGSYGRAVAAVALAAVGLAFVMPSTTGRILLLLPIVLAFAERIGYQVGRRGRTGLVLTMAAASFMPPTTILPANIPNTVLLGAAETLYGVKLTYGPYLLLHFPILGALKTACLIWMAVRLFPDADPSPAATPPDRGAMTRQEWRLAAILALMLILFATDSFHGVSPAWVALGAAIVCLLPITELVPVKTLAAKLQVGTLIYVAGFLGLGAVVADSGLGAVLSRGLLELAGFVPGETIRNVTLLAAIGAGLGLLTTLPGLPAVLTPLAKDMAEASGLPLLSVLMLEVVAFSTVFLPYQSPPTMIAMQLAGVPIRSGTKLCLAVAAVTVIGLLPLDLLWWRWLGYLP